From Scatophagus argus isolate fScaArg1 chromosome 10, fScaArg1.pri, whole genome shotgun sequence, a single genomic window includes:
- the ppp3r1a gene encoding calcineurin subunit B type 1 gives MGNEASYPLEMCSHFDADEIKRLGKRFKKLDLDNSGSLSVEEFMSLPELQQNPLVQRVIDIFDTDGNGEVDFKEFIEGVSQFSVKGDKEQKLRFAFRIYDMDKDGYISNGELFQVLKMMVGNNLKDTQLQQIVDKTIINADKDGDGRISFEEFCAVVGGLDIHKKMVVDV, from the exons tTGATGCTGATGAGATTAAGAGGCTAGGAAAGAGATTTAAGAAACTCGACCTAGATAACTCTGGCTCACTCAGTGTGGAGGAGTTCATGTCACTGCCGGAGCTCCAACAGAACCCACTGGTCCAGAGGGTCATCGACATATTTGACACAGACGGGAACGGAGAGGTGGACTTTAAAG AGTTCATCGAGGGAGTCTCACAGTTCAGCGTCAAGGGAGACAAGGAACAGAAGCTTCGAT TTGCTTTCAGGATCTACGACATGGACAAGGACGGCTACATCTCCAACGGCGAACTCTTCCAGGTGTTGAAGATGATGGTAGGCAACAACTTGAAGGACACGCAGCTCCAGCAGATCGTGGACAAGACCATTATCAACGCAGACAAGGACGGAGACGGCAGGATATCTTTTGAAGAGTTCTGTGCA GTGGTCGGTGGTCTCGATATACACAAAAAGATGGTGGTGGACGTGTGA